Proteins encoded by one window of uncultured Bacteroides sp.:
- a CDS encoding HlyD family efflux transporter periplasmic adaptor subunit produces the protein MDREIPKEVQVKERRKKIIRISLIGIVAIILIVGLISFMRAGVDRKELVFSTVDKGTIEVSVSASGKVMPAFEEIINSPINSRILEVYRKGGDSVDMGTPILKLDLQSAETDYKKLLDEEQMRKYKLEQLKVNNKTKLSDMNMQIKVSAMKLSRMKVELRNEHYLDSLGAGTTDKVRQAELSYNVAKLEHEQQKQQYNNECQIAAAELKVQQLDFNIFRKSLAETKRTLDDARIRSPRKAILTFINNQVGAQVPQGGQVAIISDLSHFKVEGEIADTYSDRISAGSKAIVKIGSEKMEGTVSSVTPLSKNGVISFTVQLKNDHNPRLRSGLKTDVYIMNAVKENVLRIANGSYYTGTGEYELFVQNGNELVKRKVQLGDSNFEYVEVLSGLKSGDQVVVSDMSNYKNKSKLKIK, from the coding sequence ATGGATAGAGAAATTCCAAAAGAGGTTCAAGTAAAAGAGCGTAGAAAGAAAATAATCAGGATTTCCTTAATAGGAATCGTTGCAATAATTCTTATTGTTGGTTTAATCTCTTTTATGCGTGCCGGAGTAGACAGGAAAGAACTCGTTTTTTCTACAGTTGATAAAGGAACAATAGAAGTTTCGGTAAGCGCTTCGGGCAAGGTTATGCCTGCATTTGAGGAGATCATCAATTCCCCGATCAATTCCCGAATTCTTGAAGTATACAGAAAAGGCGGTGATTCGGTAGATATGGGAACCCCCATTCTGAAACTTGATCTTCAGAGTGCCGAGACTGATTATAAGAAACTTCTGGACGAAGAGCAGATGCGTAAGTATAAGCTGGAACAGTTGAAGGTGAACAATAAAACCAAACTCAGCGATATGAATATGCAGATAAAAGTCTCTGCCATGAAGTTGAGTAGGATGAAGGTGGAACTTCGTAATGAACATTATCTCGATAGTCTTGGTGCAGGAACCACTGATAAAGTAAGGCAAGCTGAACTTAGCTATAATGTAGCCAAGCTGGAGCACGAACAACAGAAGCAACAATATAATAACGAGTGTCAGATTGCTGCTGCAGAATTGAAAGTTCAGCAGTTAGATTTTAATATATTCCGTAAATCACTAGCAGAGACAAAGCGCACTCTTGATGATGCGCGTATACGTTCTCCTCGAAAAGCCATTCTTACTTTTATTAATAATCAGGTGGGAGCACAAGTTCCACAGGGCGGACAAGTGGCTATTATCTCTGATCTTTCTCATTTCAAGGTGGAAGGGGAAATTGCCGATACCTATAGCGATCGGATTAGTGCGGGAAGTAAAGCTATAGTAAAGATTGGCAGTGAGAAAATGGAAGGAACAGTGAGCAGTGTTACGCCTCTTTCCAAGAACGGAGTGATATCCTTCACCGTACAATTAAAAAATGATCACAATCCACGTTTGCGTTCCGGATTGAAAACGGATGTTTACATTATGAATGCTGTGAAAGAAAATGTTCTGCGTATTGCCAATGGTTCCTATTATACAGGTACGGGAGAATATGAGCTGTTTGTTCAGAATGGCAATGAATTAGTGAAAAGAAAAGTTCAATTGGGTGACAGCAATTTTGAATATGTGGAGGTTCTTTCAGGATTAAAGTCCGGCGATCAGGTGGTGGTTAGTGATATGAGTAATTACAAGAATAAATCTAAACTAAAGATTAAATAA
- a CDS encoding phospho-sugar mutase: MDNVELIKFVTEKANKWLTPAYDAETQSEVKRMLENEDKSELIESFYKDLEFGTGGLRGIMGVGSNRMNIYTVGAATQGLSNYLNKSFKELKQISVVIGHDSRNNSRKFAEISANIFSANGIKVYLFEDLRPTPEMSFTIRQLGCQSGIILTASHNPKEYNGYKAYWDDGAQVLAPHDSGIIDEVNNVASAADIKFEGNSALIEIIGEEIDKAYLDKVKTVSIDPEVIARHKDLKIVYTPIHGTGVHIIPRSLKMWGFTNVIPVPEQNVISGDFPTVKSPNPEEPAALSMAIEKAKATDADLVMASDPDADRVGISCKDDKGEWVLINGNQTCLMYLYYIITQYKALDKIKGDEFVVKTIVTTELVKTIADRNKIELLDCYTGFKWIAREIRLLEGKKKYIGGGEESYGFLAEDFCRDKDAVSACCLIAEVAAWAKDNGKTLYELLQDIYVEYGFSKEKGVSVVKQGKSGAEEIKQMMTDFRNNPPKEMAGSKIVLYKDFQTLQQTNTVTGEKTVLDMPESSNVLQYFTEDGSKVSIRPSGTEPKIKFYIEVKGEVKSRADYDKANAAADEKIKSVMTSLGI; encoded by the coding sequence ATGGACAATGTAGAATTAATAAAATTCGTAACCGAGAAGGCTAATAAATGGCTTACACCCGCTTATGATGCAGAAACACAGTCTGAAGTTAAAAGAATGTTGGAGAATGAAGATAAATCAGAACTGATTGAATCATTTTACAAAGATCTGGAATTCGGAACAGGTGGTTTGCGCGGTATTATGGGAGTTGGTAGCAATCGTATGAATATTTACACTGTTGGAGCTGCAACTCAAGGTTTGTCTAACTACCTCAATAAGTCTTTCAAGGAATTAAAGCAGATTTCTGTTGTTATTGGTCATGATAGCCGTAACAATAGTCGTAAGTTTGCCGAAATTTCTGCCAATATATTTTCTGCTAATGGAATAAAGGTCTATTTATTTGAAGATCTTCGCCCTACTCCTGAGATGTCTTTCACTATCCGTCAATTGGGTTGCCAAAGCGGTATAATCCTTACTGCTTCACATAACCCGAAAGAATATAACGGATATAAAGCATATTGGGATGATGGCGCTCAGGTACTTGCACCTCACGATTCCGGAATTATTGATGAAGTGAATAATGTAGCTTCTGCTGCCGACATTAAGTTTGAAGGTAATTCTGCTTTGATTGAAATTATCGGAGAAGAGATAGACAAAGCATATCTGGATAAAGTAAAGACAGTATCTATTGACCCGGAAGTTATTGCCCGTCATAAAGATTTGAAGATTGTATATACTCCAATCCACGGAACAGGAGTTCATATTATTCCTCGTTCACTCAAAATGTGGGGCTTTACTAATGTCATCCCTGTGCCAGAACAGAATGTAATCAGTGGTGATTTTCCTACAGTAAAGTCTCCTAACCCTGAAGAACCAGCTGCATTGTCAATGGCTATTGAGAAAGCAAAAGCTACAGATGCAGATTTAGTGATGGCTTCTGATCCTGATGCCGACCGTGTAGGTATTTCCTGCAAGGACGATAAAGGTGAATGGGTATTAATCAACGGAAACCAAACTTGTCTGATGTATCTATATTACATCATCACTCAGTATAAAGCACTGGACAAGATTAAAGGTGATGAATTTGTAGTGAAGACTATTGTTACCACAGAACTTGTGAAGACTATTGCAGACCGTAATAAGATTGAATTGCTTGACTGCTACACCGGATTCAAATGGATTGCACGTGAAATTCGTCTATTGGAAGGAAAGAAGAAATACATTGGTGGTGGAGAAGAAAGCTACGGATTCCTTGCTGAAGATTTCTGCCGCGATAAAGATGCAGTTTCTGCTTGCTGTTTAATTGCTGAGGTTGCTGCCTGGGCAAAAGATAATGGCAAAACATTATATGAACTGTTACAGGATATTTATGTAGAATACGGATTCTCTAAGGAAAAAGGTGTTTCTGTTGTAAAACAAGGTAAGAGCGGAGCAGAAGAAATCAAGCAAATGATGACTGATTTCCGTAACAATCCTCCTAAAGAAATGGCTGGATCTAAGATTGTTCTTTATAAAGACTTCCAGACATTACAACAAACCAATACTGTTACTGGCGAGAAAACTGTTTTGGATATGCCTGAATCCTCTAATGTATTGCAATATTTTACAGAAGATGGAAGTAAAGTTTCTATCCGCCCTTCAGGAACAGAACCAAAGATTAAATTCTATATTGAAGTAAAAGGTGAAGTAAAATCACGTGCAGACTATGATAAAGCAAATGCTGCCGCTGATGAAAAAATTAAATCTGTAATGACTTCTCTGGGAATCTAA
- a CDS encoding ISL3 family transposase, producing the protein MNTSFLYHAFGVCEQECSRVRYEDKSIIFEVQTRSEKLRCPCCKSRHFIRSGSTIRRFRGVPIGHKPVFLEMKVQRLECKDCHCIRQENIHFITGKRSYTNRLARLVVELSRLGTIKDVAHFLHLSWDTVKDIQKRYLQRHYGCPDLSELEYIGIDEFAVAKGHVYKTIVVNLLTGQVVYIGDGKGADSLDVFWKKLKKSDAVIKAVATDLSPAFVSAVMTNIPEATLVFDHFHVVKLMNDALDEIRRSVYREEKDLNKRKVFKGTRWLLLCNGKDIFDNQFKSRLDNALKLNEPLMKAYYLKESLKEIWTQVNKEQAIKELDAWIELAYQSKIPKLTTFANTLKAHKWGVLAWYDYHISTGKLEGINNKIKTMKRQAYGYRDQRFFELKILAMHEKNYAFVG; encoded by the coding sequence ATGAATACCAGCTTTCTGTACCACGCCTTTGGCGTTTGTGAGCAAGAATGCTCCCGCGTACGCTACGAAGATAAGAGTATTATCTTTGAAGTCCAAACCCGTTCCGAAAAACTTCGTTGTCCTTGTTGTAAGAGTCGGCACTTTATTCGCTCCGGTAGTACTATTCGTCGTTTTCGCGGAGTACCCATAGGACATAAACCTGTATTTTTAGAAATGAAAGTTCAGCGTTTAGAATGCAAAGATTGTCATTGCATTCGTCAGGAGAATATTCATTTTATTACAGGCAAGCGTTCTTATACGAATCGCCTGGCTCGCCTTGTAGTTGAACTCTCCCGTTTAGGTACTATAAAGGATGTTGCTCATTTCCTTCATCTTTCCTGGGATACGGTAAAGGATATCCAGAAACGTTATCTACAGCGACATTATGGATGCCCTGACCTGAGCGAACTTGAATATATTGGCATTGATGAGTTCGCAGTTGCAAAAGGTCATGTCTACAAAACAATCGTAGTAAACCTTCTTACAGGACAAGTCGTATATATAGGCGATGGAAAAGGTGCTGATTCTCTGGATGTTTTTTGGAAGAAACTAAAGAAATCCGATGCTGTCATCAAGGCCGTTGCTACAGATCTATCTCCAGCTTTTGTTTCAGCTGTCATGACGAATATACCTGAAGCAACTCTGGTATTTGATCACTTTCATGTAGTCAAACTCATGAATGATGCTTTGGATGAAATACGTAGAAGTGTTTACAGAGAGGAAAAGGATCTGAATAAACGAAAAGTGTTTAAAGGAACTAGATGGCTATTACTATGCAATGGCAAAGATATCTTTGATAACCAATTCAAGTCCAGACTTGACAATGCCTTGAAGCTGAATGAGCCCTTGATGAAAGCATACTATCTGAAAGAAAGTTTGAAAGAAATATGGACACAAGTAAATAAAGAGCAGGCTATCAAAGAATTGGACGCTTGGATAGAACTGGCATATCAATCCAAAATCCCCAAACTTACAACCTTTGCAAATACACTAAAAGCTCATAAGTGGGGAGTCTTAGCATGGTATGATTATCATATATCAACAGGAAAATTGGAAGGTATTAATAACAAAATCAAAACAATGAAAAGACAAGCATATGGATATAGAGATCAAAGATTCTTTGAACTTAAAATTTTGGCAATGCATGAGAAGAACTACGCATTTGTCGGATGA
- a CDS encoding glucosaminidase domain-containing protein — MKFPRLIFVFALLFICTGMAQAQYRNPKYVAYVKQYSDLAVEQMKEYKIPASITLSQGLLESGAGFSSLAKESNNHFGIKCGMRWNGPTVFHNDDAPNECFRAYNNPSASYEDHSKFLTSGSRYAFLFRLDITDYKGWAKGLKQAGYATDPSYANRLITIIEDYELYKYDREGLSNKRNVHDRKEKKSIVPHKAYIANDLLYVIARRGDTFESIADEYNTSARKLIKYNDLNKDYTLAEGDIVYLHEKKKHASEKHTVHVVREDDSMHSISQLYGIRLKNLYKLNVKSGEYIPQVGDLIWLR, encoded by the coding sequence ATGAAATTTCCCCGATTGATTTTTGTCTTTGCTTTGTTGTTCATTTGCACAGGCATGGCGCAAGCTCAATATAGAAATCCTAAATATGTGGCGTATGTGAAGCAGTACAGTGATTTGGCTGTGGAACAGATGAAAGAGTACAAAATTCCAGCCAGCATAACTCTTTCTCAAGGATTACTTGAATCTGGTGCCGGTTTCAGTTCTTTGGCAAAAGAATCAAATAATCATTTTGGGATTAAGTGTGGCATGCGTTGGAACGGACCAACTGTTTTTCATAATGACGATGCTCCTAACGAATGTTTCCGGGCATATAACAATCCGAGTGCCTCTTATGAAGATCATTCCAAGTTTCTTACTTCCGGTTCACGTTATGCTTTTCTTTTCCGTCTTGACATTACTGATTATAAAGGTTGGGCAAAAGGACTTAAGCAAGCAGGATATGCTACAGACCCTTCTTATGCTAATCGTCTGATTACTATTATTGAAGATTATGAGCTTTATAAATATGACCGGGAAGGACTTTCTAATAAGAGAAATGTCCATGATAGAAAGGAAAAGAAGTCTATTGTTCCTCATAAGGCATATATTGCAAATGATCTGCTTTATGTTATTGCACGTCGTGGAGATACCTTTGAAAGCATAGCCGACGAGTACAATACCTCAGCCAGAAAGTTGATAAAATACAATGATCTCAATAAAGACTATACTTTAGCAGAAGGAGATATTGTTTATCTGCACGAAAAGAAGAAGCATGCCTCTGAAAAACATACTGTTCACGTGGTTCGTGAAGACGATTCTATGCACAGTATTTCTCAGCTTTATGGCATCAGACTTAAAAACCTTTATAAGCTGAATGTTAAATCAGGAGAATACATTCCTCAGGTTGGTGATTTAATTTGGTTGAGATAA
- a CDS encoding C69 family dipeptidase: MNKKLLTVAFMLFAMLTETFACTNLIVGKNASTDGSTIVSYSADSYGMFGYLCHYSAGTYVKGTMMNIHDWDSGKYLGQIEQAKKTYNVIGNMNEFQVTIGETTFGGRPELADSTGIIDYGSLIYIALQRSHTAREAIQTMDKLVQEYGYCSEGESFTIADPNEVWIMEMVGKGPGIRGAVWVAVRIPDDCISAHANQSRIRQFDMSDKENCMYSSDVVSFAREKKYFNGVNKDFSFADAYAPLDFEARRFCEARVWSYFRMFNPEMNSYLSYIQGTSNEPMPLYIKPVKKVSVQDVKNAMRDHYEGTPLDLTKDPGAGPFKSPYRLSPLTYKVGDQQYFNERPISTQQTGFTFVAQMRADKPDAIGGVLWFGMDDANMTVYTPVYCCTDKVPDCYAQGKGDYITFSWESSFWIFNWVANMVYPRYSLMIDDVRSSQKELESGFNMSQDAIEATAAKMLETDPTKAKAFLANYTNMTAQTAFDTWKHLGEFLIVKYNDGVVKRMKDGKFERNDIGQPAPVIRPGYPQDFLEELVKATGDRYKVTK; this comes from the coding sequence ATGAATAAAAAACTCTTAACTGTTGCATTTATGTTGTTTGCAATGCTAACCGAAACTTTTGCCTGCACAAATCTCATTGTGGGTAAAAATGCCTCAACGGATGGTTCAACCATTGTTTCATACTCTGCCGATTCTTATGGAATGTTTGGCTATTTATGTCATTATTCTGCAGGAACGTATGTAAAGGGAACTATGATGAACATACACGACTGGGATTCGGGCAAATATTTAGGACAGATTGAGCAAGCTAAAAAAACATATAATGTGATTGGTAATATGAATGAGTTTCAGGTTACCATTGGAGAAACTACTTTTGGTGGTCGCCCCGAGTTGGCCGATTCAACTGGTATTATTGATTATGGAAGCTTAATCTATATAGCACTTCAACGTTCACATACTGCCCGGGAAGCAATTCAAACCATGGATAAGTTGGTTCAGGAATATGGATATTGCAGTGAAGGTGAGTCTTTTACCATTGCAGATCCTAATGAGGTATGGATTATGGAAATGGTTGGAAAGGGTCCTGGCATCAGAGGTGCTGTATGGGTAGCAGTACGCATTCCCGATGACTGTATCTCTGCTCATGCCAATCAATCTCGTATTCGTCAGTTTGATATGTCTGATAAAGAAAATTGCATGTACTCTTCAGATGTGGTTTCATTTGCCCGTGAAAAGAAATATTTCAATGGAGTGAACAAAGATTTTAGTTTTGCAGACGCCTATGCTCCGCTTGATTTTGAAGCTCGTCGTTTCTGTGAGGCCAGAGTATGGAGCTATTTCCGGATGTTTAATCCTGAGATGAATTCATATTTGAGTTATATTCAGGGAACCAGCAATGAACCGATGCCTCTTTATATTAAACCTGTAAAGAAAGTATCTGTACAGGATGTAAAGAATGCTATGCGCGACCATTATGAAGGTACACCTCTTGATTTGACAAAAGATCCTGGAGCCGGTCCATTTAAAAGTCCGTATCGTCTTTCTCCATTAACATACAAAGTTGGTGATCAGCAGTATTTCAATGAGCGTCCAATTTCTACTCAACAAACAGGCTTTACATTTGTTGCACAAATGAGAGCAGACAAGCCCGATGCAATTGGTGGTGTGTTATGGTTTGGAATGGATGATGCAAATATGACTGTTTATACACCGGTTTATTGCTGTACAGATAAAGTGCCCGATTGCTACGCTCAGGGAAAAGGTGATTATATCACTTTTTCATGGGAATCTTCTTTCTGGATTTTCAACTGGGTAGCCAATATGGTTTATCCTCGTTATAGCTTGATGATTGATGATGTACGTTCAAGTCAGAAAGAGTTAGAAAGCGGATTTAATATGTCTCAGGATGCAATAGAGGCTACTGCCGCAAAAATGTTGGAAACAGATCCTACCAAAGCAAAAGCTTTCTTGGCTAATTATACAAATATGACTGCTCAGACTGCTTTTGATACATGGAAACACCTTGGAGAATTCCTTATTGTGAAATACAATGATGGTGTGGTTAAGCGCATGAAAGATGGAAAATTTGAACGCAATGATATTGGTCAGCCAGCTCCAGTAATTCGCCCGGGATATCCTCAGGATTTTCTTGAAGAATTAGTTAAAGCTACGGGAGATCGCTATAAAGTGACCAAATAA
- a CDS encoding cytidine deaminase, with amino-acid sequence MKDLTIKSIIKVCQYDELSDEDKKLIDQSIEATKRSYAPYSKFSVGAAALLDNGITVTGTNQENAAYPSGLCAERTALFYANSQYPDSAVKTLAIAARTERDFIETPIPPCGACRQVILETEKRYGNSIRILLYGKSCIYLVEGIGSLLPLSFDASAME; translated from the coding sequence ATGAAAGATCTTACGATCAAATCCATTATTAAAGTATGTCAATACGATGAACTTTCAGATGAAGATAAAAAATTAATTGACCAATCAATAGAAGCAACCAAACGTAGTTATGCCCCTTATTCAAAGTTTTCGGTAGGAGCCGCTGCTTTGCTGGACAATGGCATTACCGTGACAGGGACTAATCAGGAGAATGCGGCCTACCCTTCCGGACTTTGCGCTGAACGTACTGCTTTGTTCTATGCAAATTCCCAATATCCGGACTCTGCAGTAAAGACTCTCGCCATTGCTGCCCGCACGGAACGCGATTTTATTGAAACACCAATACCTCCCTGTGGTGCTTGCCGACAGGTTATTCTGGAAACAGAGAAACGATATGGCAATTCCATCCGCATTTTGCTTTATGGAAAAAGCTGCATCTATCTGGTAGAAGGAATCGGCAGTTTGCTTCCTCTCTCTTTTGATGCTTCGGCTATGGAATAA
- a CDS encoding FtsX-like permease family protein has translation MYKQYLKQAWQLLKQNKLFSSIYIIGTGLAISMVMIMAIVYYIKIANIYPETNRDRMLVAKSLSERSKSNSSFTNSSSFSYSAVKEYFYSLKSAEAVTAVFTAYGSVPYIQLSDNKTRIPVQVQYTDNAYWKVFNFSFVDGKPYSQSDFISGIHTMVISESMAKNIFGSANAIGKILTMDFTEYRISGVVRDASYATPETFAQAWVPYTCRDDYKSGFNGISGLLGGMKVYILCHSSSEAYKISKEVSDKFQRYTNSQKKVCIELTGQPELYWKSIFRTWSNVAQDWKEIIKSYFLLLMLFLMVPAINLSSMISSRMNERASEIGVRKAFGAPGHSLLNQILFENLILTCLGGIAGLLFSYILILLGHNWLLNIFDAWTSPLPEGVDVEFSPSMLINPTVFVITFIVCLVLNLLSAILPAWISLRKNIIDSLNAKN, from the coding sequence ATGTATAAGCAATATCTGAAACAGGCGTGGCAGTTGCTAAAACAAAACAAATTGTTTAGCAGCATCTATATTATAGGAACCGGATTGGCTATTTCAATGGTAATGATCATGGCAATTGTCTATTATATTAAGATTGCCAATATTTATCCGGAGACTAATCGCGATAGAATGTTGGTTGCGAAGTCATTAAGTGAAAGGAGTAAAAGTAATTCCTCTTTTACTAATAGTTCTTCTTTCTCATATAGTGCTGTGAAAGAATATTTTTATTCGCTAAAATCGGCAGAAGCTGTAACAGCCGTTTTTACTGCATATGGTTCAGTTCCTTATATTCAGCTTTCAGATAATAAAACACGGATTCCTGTTCAAGTTCAGTATACGGATAATGCTTATTGGAAAGTCTTTAATTTCTCTTTTGTTGATGGAAAACCTTATTCTCAGTCCGATTTCATTTCTGGTATTCATACTATGGTGATATCAGAATCAATGGCTAAAAATATTTTTGGATCGGCCAATGCTATAGGTAAAATATTAACTATGGATTTTACTGAATATCGTATTTCCGGAGTGGTACGCGATGCATCTTATGCCACACCTGAAACTTTTGCTCAGGCATGGGTTCCATATACTTGCAGAGATGATTATAAATCAGGATTCAATGGTATCAGTGGATTACTGGGCGGCATGAAAGTTTATATTTTGTGTCATTCATCTTCCGAGGCTTATAAAATTTCAAAGGAAGTTTCAGATAAATTTCAGAGATATACGAATAGTCAAAAGAAAGTTTGTATTGAACTTACAGGTCAGCCTGAGTTATACTGGAAAAGTATATTTCGCACTTGGTCAAATGTAGCTCAGGATTGGAAAGAGATCATAAAGAGTTACTTTCTTTTACTTATGCTGTTTTTAATGGTACCTGCTATAAACCTTTCAAGCATGATATCTTCACGCATGAATGAACGGGCTTCTGAGATAGGAGTGCGTAAAGCATTCGGAGCGCCAGGACATTCATTACTAAATCAGATATTATTCGAGAACTTGATTTTGACATGCCTTGGAGGAATAGCTGGATTATTGTTCTCATATATACTTATTCTGCTGGGACATAACTGGTTATTGAACATATTTGACGCCTGGACTTCTCCATTACCTGAAGGGGTAGATGTTGAGTTCTCCCCTTCAATGCTTATAAATCCCACAGTATTTGTGATAACTTTTATAGTTTGTCTGGTACTGAATTTGCTGTCAGCTATTTTGCCGGCATGGATATCATTACGTAAAAATATTATAGACTCATTGAATGCTAAGAATTAA
- a CDS encoding IS1182 family transposase, which yields MLPLQQAIPFSNYTDLYDLLIPQDNLLRQINDLIDFSFVHKELLDKYCLNNGCTAECPIRMFKYLLLKTIFDISDVDVVERSRYDLSFKYFLDLAPEETELISPSSLCKFRRLRLKDKDLLNLLIGTTVSIAIDKGIIKSKTIIVDSTHTGSRSNPYSPVEILRLRSKQLRKSLYDVEESIKEGLPLKNEDDDLEHELDYTKALFEVVSDNETLVNVPKVRERLNMLKETLSDIEDHYVSSTDEDARVGHKSQDKSFFGYKTHIAMSDERIITAATVTSEEKGDGPQLPELVEQSRNNGMEVETVIGDTAYSGKNNIQLAQDEQKGFELVAKLNPAISQGSRRAEQSFEFNKDAGMFVCPAGHMAIRRAKQGKKNQGKNQFIVYFFNTDKCRICGRRQGCYKESAKTKTYSVRIKSDEHKHQMDFQETDEFRAKSRSRYKIEAKNAELKNVFGYDRALSYGLTCMQLQGAMAIFAANIKRILKLI from the coding sequence ATGCTTCCATTGCAACAAGCCATACCGTTCAGTAATTACACAGATCTATACGATTTGCTTATTCCACAGGACAATCTATTGCGTCAAATAAACGACCTGATAGACTTCTCTTTCGTCCATAAGGAACTCCTGGACAAATACTGCCTGAATAACGGTTGTACGGCCGAGTGCCCGATCAGGATGTTCAAATATCTTTTGTTAAAGACAATCTTTGATATTTCGGACGTGGACGTTGTTGAACGCTCGCGATATGATCTTTCATTCAAATACTTTTTGGATCTGGCTCCCGAGGAAACCGAATTGATCTCTCCAAGTTCTTTGTGTAAGTTTCGCCGACTCCGTTTGAAGGACAAGGATTTGTTGAATCTGCTTATAGGAACGACAGTGTCTATTGCAATAGACAAGGGAATCATCAAGTCAAAGACCATTATTGTTGATTCCACACACACCGGTTCACGGAGCAACCCGTATTCGCCTGTCGAGATTTTGCGACTTCGTTCAAAGCAGTTGCGCAAGAGCCTTTATGATGTGGAGGAGTCAATAAAAGAAGGTTTGCCCCTGAAGAATGAAGATGACGATCTGGAGCATGAGCTTGATTATACCAAAGCGTTGTTTGAAGTCGTATCCGACAACGAGACATTGGTCAATGTTCCCAAAGTCAGAGAGCGTCTGAACATGCTCAAGGAAACGCTTTCAGATATCGAGGATCATTATGTCAGCTCCACAGATGAAGATGCACGGGTTGGACACAAAAGCCAGGACAAGTCGTTCTTTGGCTATAAGACACACATCGCCATGAGTGACGAACGTATAATCACTGCCGCCACAGTCACTTCCGAGGAGAAGGGTGACGGTCCCCAATTACCCGAACTTGTTGAACAGAGCAGAAATAACGGCATGGAAGTTGAAACAGTCATTGGAGACACCGCTTATTCGGGAAAGAACAACATTCAGCTCGCTCAAGATGAGCAAAAAGGATTTGAACTGGTGGCAAAACTTAATCCTGCCATAAGCCAAGGCTCCCGACGGGCGGAGCAAAGTTTTGAATTCAATAAGGATGCGGGTATGTTCGTATGCCCTGCAGGGCATATGGCGATACGGCGTGCCAAGCAGGGTAAAAAGAATCAAGGAAAGAATCAGTTTATCGTATACTTCTTCAATACTGACAAATGTCGGATATGTGGCAGGCGGCAAGGATGTTACAAAGAGAGTGCAAAAACGAAAACCTACTCGGTCAGGATTAAATCTGACGAACATAAACACCAGATGGATTTTCAAGAAACAGATGAATTTAGGGCCAAATCTCGATCACGATACAAGATAGAAGCTAAAAATGCGGAACTTAAGAATGTCTTCGGGTATGATAGGGCATTGTCATACGGCCTGACATGCATGCAACTTCAAGGCGCCATGGCCATTTTTGCTGCAAATATCAAGAGAATTCTCAAATTAATCTAA